The DNA segment AGCCCTAATGAGTTTGTCGCTGCTAGGGATAATGTTTGTGCAGGGATATTGGATTGCAAATTCGTATCAGACAAAGGAAGAACAGTTTACCTTTAATGTACAGCAAACCCTTTTTTCAGTCACTAAAGAGATAAAAAATAGGGAAATAGAAGACTTTTATAATGTTTACAGTAACTATGTTGACAGTTTAGAAGTACCTGACAATGTAAATTTTAGTGAGTTGGTCTATAAGACAAAAAACGATAGAACCAACGAAGTTTTTATCTATACTGATGGTGTTTTGGAAGAAGATTACAAGCTCTCCTCCAGTTTCCTTGATATGGATTTTGATAGTATTCAGTTTAAAAGGTTGACCAATCGTAAAACTACAACAAGGATAAATCCTGGGGTAGATGGTGAAAACCCTTCTGAATCTAATGAAGTTTCTTTCAATAGACTGAAAGATTTTGAACGGAATCAGTTTGAAAACGCTTATTTCAATATTTCATCTAAAGCTCCCTTGCATAAGCGAGTAAATGGATCCGAAATTGAAAACTTGATTACCGAAGAGTTGAATGAAAGGGGAGTAGACTCAAAGTTTGAATATGCAGTTTACAGTAATAATTTAGCGACTAAAGTACGATCTAATAATTTTCAGTTAGATCCTGAAAGTACATATGTAGTGCCCTTGTTTAAAAATGATAAAGAAGAAAATGGGTATCAATTGTATGTAAACTTCTCAGAAAAAGAAAAAGTAGTGCTTAATTCTATTTTAGGAATGGCAGTTCTTTCATTAATTTTTACTGCGGTAATCATTTTGGCTTACGCTAGTGCCTTATCGCAAATTTTTAAACAAAGGCAGATTTCGCAAATAAAGTCTGACTTTATTAATAATATGACGCACGAGTTTAAAACCCCAATAGCAACGATTAATCTTGCTTTAGATTCTCTTAAAAATCCAAAGGTAAAGGACAATAAGGAGTTTTTACAGCGCTATTTAAAAATGATACGTGATGAAAATCGCCGCATGCATGCCCAAGTTGAAAATGTACTGCGTATTTCAAAATTAGAGAAAAACGAACTTGATTTACCTAAAGAACGACTTAAACTTCATGACATAATAAACGATGCACTTACCCACGTTGAACTTATTGTAGAAGATAGAGGCGGATATGTAGCCAGTCATTTGGGAGCTTTAAAATCTTCTGTTTTGGCTAATGAATCCCACTTAACAAATGTGGTGGTTAATATTTTAGACAATGCAATAAAATATTCTGAAGAAGCACCGAAAATTGATGTTTACACTGAAAACGTAAAAGATTACATTATTTTAAAGATACGCGATCAGGGAATGGGGATGAGCAAAATAACGCAAAAGAAAATATTTGAAAAATTTTACCGGGAACATACCGGCGATATACATAACGTTAAAGGTCACGGTCTTGGATTGGCTTACGTAAAACGAATACTTGATGATCATGATGCACAAGTATACGTGGAAAGTGAGAAAGGAAAAAGAAGTACCTTCATTATAAAAATACACTTAATATCTTAAATTATGGAAACTGAAAACAAAAAAATCTTATTGGTAGAGGACGATCCAAATTTCGGAACGGTTTTAAAAGACTACCTAGCTATGAATGATTATGAAGTAGTTCATGCCAAAAATGGTATGGAGGGCTTTGAAAAATTCAAAAAAGACGATTTCGATCTTTGCATATTAGATGTAATGATGCCTTATAAGGATGGTTTTACACTTGCAAAAGAAATACGTGAAAAAAACGAAGATATTCCTATCATTTTCTTGACTGCAAAAGCGATGAAAGAAGATGTGCTAAAAGGATATAAAGTAGGAGCAGACGACTACTTGAACAAACCATTTGATAGTGAAGTACTATTAATGAAGATAAAGGCTATTATACAACGTAAAGCCACTGATAGCATCGCAGATAGTAAGCAGTTTGAGTTTGAAGTTGGTAATTTCCATTTAAACTCTAAGCTTCGCTTTTTAACCTATAACGATGAAGATCCAACAAAACTTTCTCCTAAGGAAAACGAATTACTTCGTTTGTTGGCCTTACATAAAAACGATTTAATGCCACGTGAGTTAGCATTAACAAAAATATGGAGAGATGATAACTATTTCACCTCTAGAAGTATGGATGTTTATATTGCTAAATTACGTAAGTATTTAGGTAAAGACGATGGTGTTGAGATTATCAACATTCATGGTGAAGGCTTTCGTTTAGTGGTAAAAGACGAAGTTGATAACTAAATAAAAATAAGATATAAAACTTAAGTGTCTAAAAACGCCCTTCTTTAAAGGGTGTTTTTTGATTTTATTGTTTCAATTATTTTTGAAGCATTTACAGTATAATCAAACCAGATAATAGACTCATTTTTTTTAAACCAGGTGTTTTGACGTTTAGCAAATCTGCGGGTATTTTTCTTTATTTCTGAAACGGCTTCGTCCAAGGTTAACTTTCCTTCTAAATGATTAAAAAGCTCTCGGTATCCAACTGTTTGCAGAGCATTTAAACCTTTATGAGATTCTAATTTTTCTACTTCTTTCAGTAAACCTGTTTCCATCATTAGATCTACGCGTTTGTTGATGCGCTCGTAAACTTTTTCACGATCGGCAGTTAACCCTACATAAACAGTTTTAAAAGGACGCTCTTTTTTTTCTTGATTTAAAAAAGAGGAATAGGGTTTCCCTGAAGTTCGAATCACTTCTAAAGCGCGGATAACGCGGTGTGGATTTTGAATGTCTACTTTTTTGTAATAAGAAGCATCTTTTTCCTCTAATTCTTTCTGAAGTGATTCTAATCCGTTTTCTTCTAATTCAAAATTTAGTTGCTCTCGAATTTGCAGAGGTATTTTAGGAAAGTTATCCAATCCCTTGGTAACCGCATCTAGATACAATCCTGAACCGCCAACCATTATAACTGTATTCTTTCTAGCAAATAATTTGTCTAATAACTGAAGTGCTTCCGTTTCAAAATCACCTACACTATACGGTTCAAAAATTGTTTTATTCTGAATAAAATGATGTGGTGCGGCTGTTAATTCTTCAGCAGAAGGAACAGCTGTACCAATGTTCATTTCTTTAAAAAACTGCCGCGAATCTGCCGAAATTATTTCAGTATTAAAAGCATTGGCAAGCTCAATGGCTAATTTAGTTTTTCCAATGGCAGTAGGGCCCACGACACAAATAAGAGTTGGTTGATGAAAAGGCATTAACTTTCTTTTGTGTTTTCAACGTGAAGGTCTTCTCCACATTTATGACAAAACTTTGCATCGTCACGGTGTCTTTGGGCGCCACAATTTCTACAAGATTGTGTGTTTACGTGAACATAGTCCTTTTTAGCAGCATATTCGGCGCTCACAATGCCTGTAGGGACAGCGATTATTCCATACCCTAAAATCATAATTACAGTAGCTAAAAACTGCCCTAAAGGTGTAACTGGGGCAATATCGCCAAAACCAACCGTGGTAAGGGTTACTATACACCAATAGACACTTACAGGTATGCTGTTAAAACCACTTTCTTCCCCTTCAATTAAATACATAAGAGTACCAGAAATAACGGCTACAATCAATACGGCGAAAAGAAAAACCAAGATTTTTGGACGACTGTCGTTGAGTGCTTTTTTTAATTTATTGGCTTCACCTATATAACGAGTAATTTTTAATATTCTAAATACTCGCAATAATCGTAAAGCTCTTACAGTAATTAACACATTGCTCCCTACCAATATAAAGGAAAGATAGAGCGGAATAGTCGATAAAAAATCGATGATACCATAAAAACTGAAAATATAATTAGTTGGTTTTTTTACGGTTAAAATACGGGCAATGTACTCGAAAGTGAAGAAAATAGTGATGACCCACTCTCCAATATAAAGAATGTTATAAGTGGTTTCTGATAGGCCTTTTACGCTTTCTATCATCACAAAAAGCACACTGAGCAGAATTAGAATGAGTAGGATAACATCAAAAAACTTACCCATTGGGGTATCAGCCTCTGCAATAATCTCGTGCAATTTTCGGCGCCAGTAACTTCTTTTATCTGTTTTCAATAGAAATAATCTTTAATGATAAAAATAACTAAGTTTAATTGATTAATGGCATTCTTTAGTAGATTCTCGTTTTTGGTGATGGAAAACAACAATACTAGTTTAAATTATTTTATAAAGTGTTGGCAACTGGCTTTATTCTCTATAAATAAATCGAGTTTCCCTATCTATTTTTTCAAACATTATCTCAAACTCTATGTACCAATTATCATATTCTATTTGTTTTTCTGGTAAACGAATTTTTATAAATTCCCTGTATAAATCGAGTAATATATTTACAGCATTGTAAAAAACTTCTTTACAGTCTTTAAAATCTCTAATTTGAATTAAATCAGCTTTATCAAGTTCAGCTTTTGATTTTACAAAACCTGTCATAACATTTGTTACGTGAACATTTTCTGAATACTTCCGATATTGAAACTCATAGAGGATTGTGTTTTCAAGGTGGTGACATAGTGATTCGAAATTATATGGTCCATCATAAAGAGAATACCAATTTGGATTATTATTGCGTTTTTTATTTTTTGTACACGTTCTATGATATTCAAGATTTACGTCATCGTAAATTGGCTGTCTCAATAATTCTTCTTTAGCTTTAATTACGGTTTTAATTTCTATTGGATTACAATGGTTTTTCAATTTAAAACCGGGTTCTTGCTTTATGAATTTTGAAACAAAATTTTTAGAGATATCTTCATTCTCAATAAACTGTTTATAGTATCTAATATCTTTATTAACTCTGCATACAAGAAATGAATGTGCTCTTAAATCCTCATCTTTTTCAATCATATATAAAAGCCCAAACGTATTTTCCATTAATGAACGAATGAGAATTTTCGCAGGATCTATTGATGATTTTTCAATAAGAATTGAAATTGCATCTCCTAATTCAATACTATTTCTTAAAAATACTGAGGGTATATTTTTATCTTTTCCATTTCTTTTTTTCTTTAAATCCCAGTCAAGAATTTTAGTCCCAAAGTTTATAACTTCATTTAATGTAAAAGATAGTTTTGATAGAAGAGAAATTAATCCTTCTACAGGTTTTTGTGGTAATATTTCCTCTATTGGTTCTGTTTTCATTAGCTTATTGCCAACATAAATATAACCACAATAAATCAATTCCTACAATCCTAATCAAGATTCACAGTCTTCACTTTTTTATTCTTCCGAAGGTAGTTTTGAATAATATGCTGCACATCCCGGTTATTTTGCATCGGGTTGATAAGGGTTTTTAGAATTTCCGGATTGGTTATTTGGTGGTTTAAACTAAAATACCCAAAACCTTTGTATTGCCCATCTTCTATTAAAACAACCGATTTTTCTTCTACATCCCGACCTCGGTCAACGATGAGCATATGTTGGTTTTTATAACTTTTATCTTGTAAAAACTGATTTACACGCTCATTGTAAGCCTCAGGTGTTTCCTCGTTTATACAAGCTCCGTTACACTCTTTTATGCTATATTGAAAACAACTGCCTTTTGTTTTATGCAAGCCATTTAATTTTTGACAGAGGGTGTAATCTTCGGTGATTTTAAACAGTACCGCTTTTGCTTGTTGGTAATTAGTAAATGTAGTTATTGCTTTTTTTCTACCATCTGATTTTTCAATAGCTAGATTGATATATCCATTCTCATTTTTAAATGAAGTAAGCTGATTATTAAACAACGTTTTGCGTTGTGCTCGATTATAGATGGGTTTAATGCGCTTAATTTCTTCACTCTCTTTTAACTGAGCGATAAGGTCACTTCCGGTTTTTTCATATGTTACGTTGGTAACTTCTAACTGTATGCGTTTCGATTTTCTATTATCTGAAGTAAAATGTTGCGTAAGCCTCTTTTTTATATTTTTGCTTTTACCAATATAGATAATTTTACCATCCTTGCGATGCATGTAGTACACACCAGTTTCAGAGGGGGCTTCTGCAATAAAGTCTAATAACTTGGGCTCTAGCTGGCGTTTTGGATTTTTTCGTACTGCCGCTTCAATAATGTTTTTTGACGTGTCTTTGTTCAATAACATTTTAAAAAGCGTAACGGTAGCCCTAGCATCGCCTTGTGCTCGGTGTCTATCGGTAAGCGGTATTCCTAGTGAT comes from the Marixanthomonas ophiurae genome and includes:
- a CDS encoding response regulator transcription factor, producing the protein METENKKILLVEDDPNFGTVLKDYLAMNDYEVVHAKNGMEGFEKFKKDDFDLCILDVMMPYKDGFTLAKEIREKNEDIPIIFLTAKAMKEDVLKGYKVGADDYLNKPFDSEVLLMKIKAIIQRKATDSIADSKQFEFEVGNFHLNSKLRFLTYNDEDPTKLSPKENELLRLLALHKNDLMPRELALTKIWRDDNYFTSRSMDVYIAKLRKYLGKDDGVEIINIHGEGFRLVVKDEVDN
- a CDS encoding ion transporter; the encoded protein is MKTDKRSYWRRKLHEIIAEADTPMGKFFDVILLILILLSVLFVMIESVKGLSETTYNILYIGEWVITIFFTFEYIARILTVKKPTNYIFSFYGIIDFLSTIPLYLSFILVGSNVLITVRALRLLRVFRILKITRYIGEANKLKKALNDSRPKILVFLFAVLIVAVISGTLMYLIEGEESGFNSIPVSVYWCIVTLTTVGFGDIAPVTPLGQFLATVIMILGYGIIAVPTGIVSAEYAAKKDYVHVNTQSCRNCGAQRHRDDAKFCHKCGEDLHVENTKES
- a CDS encoding sensor histidine kinase, with translation MNKKLFALLIALMSLSLLGIMFVQGYWIANSYQTKEEQFTFNVQQTLFSVTKEIKNREIEDFYNVYSNYVDSLEVPDNVNFSELVYKTKNDRTNEVFIYTDGVLEEDYKLSSSFLDMDFDSIQFKRLTNRKTTTRINPGVDGENPSESNEVSFNRLKDFERNQFENAYFNISSKAPLHKRVNGSEIENLITEELNERGVDSKFEYAVYSNNLATKVRSNNFQLDPESTYVVPLFKNDKEENGYQLYVNFSEKEKVVLNSILGMAVLSLIFTAVIILAYASALSQIFKQRQISQIKSDFINNMTHEFKTPIATINLALDSLKNPKVKDNKEFLQRYLKMIRDENRRMHAQVENVLRISKLEKNELDLPKERLKLHDIINDALTHVELIVEDRGGYVASHLGALKSSVLANESHLTNVVVNILDNAIKYSEEAPKIDVYTENVKDYIILKIRDQGMGMSKITQKKIFEKFYREHTGDIHNVKGHGLGLAYVKRILDDHDAQVYVESEKGKRSTFIIKIHLIS
- a CDS encoding DUF5677 domain-containing protein, with amino-acid sequence MKTEPIEEILPQKPVEGLISLLSKLSFTLNEVINFGTKILDWDLKKKRNGKDKNIPSVFLRNSIELGDAISILIEKSSIDPAKILIRSLMENTFGLLYMIEKDEDLRAHSFLVCRVNKDIRYYKQFIENEDISKNFVSKFIKQEPGFKLKNHCNPIEIKTVIKAKEELLRQPIYDDVNLEYHRTCTKNKKRNNNPNWYSLYDGPYNFESLCHHLENTILYEFQYRKYSENVHVTNVMTGFVKSKAELDKADLIQIRDFKDCKEVFYNAVNILLDLYREFIKIRLPEKQIEYDNWYIEFEIMFEKIDRETRFIYRE
- a CDS encoding exonuclease domain-containing protein; the protein is MYAILDIETTGGKYNEEGITEIAIYRFNGHEVVDQFSSLVNPERSIQPFVVNLTGINNQMLRSAPKFYEVAKRIIEITEDCILVAHNAKFDNRILTTEFDRLGYKYEKNTLCTVELSKKLIPDLPSYSLGKLVKSLGIPLTDRHRAQGDARATVTLFKMLLNKDTSKNIIEAAVRKNPKRQLEPKLLDFIAEAPSETGVYYMHRKDGKIIYIGKSKNIKKRLTQHFTSDNRKSKRIQLEVTNVTYEKTGSDLIAQLKESEEIKRIKPIYNRAQRKTLFNNQLTSFKNENGYINLAIEKSDGRKKAITTFTNYQQAKAVLFKITEDYTLCQKLNGLHKTKGSCFQYSIKECNGACINEETPEAYNERVNQFLQDKSYKNQHMLIVDRGRDVEEKSVVLIEDGQYKGFGYFSLNHQITNPEILKTLINPMQNNRDVQHIIQNYLRKNKKVKTVNLD
- the miaA gene encoding tRNA (adenosine(37)-N6)-dimethylallyltransferase MiaA, with amino-acid sequence MPFHQPTLICVVGPTAIGKTKLAIELANAFNTEIISADSRQFFKEMNIGTAVPSAEELTAAPHHFIQNKTIFEPYSVGDFETEALQLLDKLFARKNTVIMVGGSGLYLDAVTKGLDNFPKIPLQIREQLNFELEENGLESLQKELEEKDASYYKKVDIQNPHRVIRALEVIRTSGKPYSSFLNQEKKERPFKTVYVGLTADREKVYERINKRVDLMMETGLLKEVEKLESHKGLNALQTVGYRELFNHLEGKLTLDEAVSEIKKNTRRFAKRQNTWFKKNESIIWFDYTVNASKIIETIKSKNTL